The following proteins are co-located in the Caloenas nicobarica isolate bCalNic1 chromosome 33, bCalNic1.hap1, whole genome shotgun sequence genome:
- the TMT1A gene encoding thiol S-methyltransferase TMT1A gives MLATSVLCLRACLALLAMPIYLLAFLGIWEPFCKKVFFPFFLEKLSAIHERKAKKHKQELFRNLPDFASPSGELKLLEIGTGCGVNFQFYPPGCRVTCTDINPNFQQGLSKSMSKNQHLRYERFLEAAGEDLHQVPSGSVDAVVCTLVLCSVRDVSAVLREVLRVLRPGGAFYFLEHVAADHSSWKYFWQQIYHPTWKLLFAGCCLTRELWRDLEDAAFSELGVRHVRVALPWTPIEPHIMGFAVK, from the exons ATGCTGGCCACCAGCGTGCTCTGCCTGCGCGCCTGCCTGGCGCTGCTGGCCATGCCCATCTACCTGCTGGCCTTCCTGGGCATATGGGAGCCCTTCTgcaagaaagtattttttcctttcttcttggaGAAGCTATCTGCAATTCACGAGAGGAAGGCGAAGAAGCACAAACAGGAGCTTTTCCGTAATCTCCCCGACTTTGCGAGCCCCTCGGGagagctgaagctgctggagaTCGGGACCGGCTGCGGCGTCAACTTCCAGTTCTACCCGCCGGGCTGCAGAGTCACGTGCACCGACATCAACCCCAACTTCCAGCAAGGCCTTTCGAAGAGCATGAGCAAGAACCAGCACCTCCGCTACGAGCGTTTCctggaggctgcaggggaaGACCTGCACCAGGTGCCCAGCGGCTCCGTGGACGCTGTGGTCTGCACCCTGGTCCTCTGCTCCGTGCGCGACGTGAGCGCCGTGCTGAGGGAGGTGCTGCGAGTGCTCAGGCCC GGAGGCGCCTTCTATTTCTTAGAGCACGTGGCGGCCGACCATTCCAGCTGGAAGTATTTTTGGCAGCAGATCTACCACCCGACTTGGAAGCTCCTCTTTGCTGGGTGTTGCCTGACGAGGGAGCTCTGGAGGGACCTGGAAGACGCCGCGTTCTCGGAGCTCGGTGTCCGGCACGTCCGCGTCGCGCTGCCCTGGACGCCCATCGAGCCGCACATCATGGGCTTCGCCGTCAAGTAA
- the TMPRSS12 gene encoding transmembrane protease serine 12, giving the protein MWWGRFTAARLLRLLVLASVVPRVEALGADPEGTGAECGERPLLDGPSGSRVVGGQDARAGAWPWSVSLQLRPPGAPHTHVCGGVLITDRAVLTAGHCVTGRRDPYYWRAVLGMNNLWKHGKHVVKRRIRSITVHPEFKRETFENDIAVFELNYAVRFSDYVQPICFPPAHLYPHIANETLCFISGWGRTAEKGKTSSVLKEAQVEIIPSSVCNSSDAYGGLVNSNMLCAGSRTGGTDTCQGDSGGPLACYHPATNKHYLVGIASFGVGCGRPKFPGIYVRLSQYRTWINMELLMINKAVNPASATLAILLTLIRVLSEAAVPVGNPEGRCSLCWVNTQKAFG; this is encoded by the exons ATGTGGTGGGGCCGCTTCACGGCCGCCCGGCTGCTCCGGCTGCTGGTCCTGGCGAGCGTCGTGCCCCGGGTGGAGGCCCTGGGGGCTGACCCTGAGGGTaccgg TGCAGAGTGCGGGGAGCGGCCGCTGCTGGACGGGCCGTCGGGCTCGCGGGTGGTGGGCGGGCAGGACGCGCGCGCGGGCGCCTGGCCCTGGTCCGTCAGCCTGCAGCTGCGCCCGCCCGGCGCCCCGCACACGCACGTCTGCGGAGGGGTGCTGATCACCGACAGGGCCGTGCTGACCGCCGGACACTGCGTCACGGGCAGGAG GGACCCCTATTACTGGCGAGCTGTTCTGGGCATGAATAACCTTTGGAAACACGGCAAACACGTGGTAAAAAGAAGAATTCGAAGCATCACCGTGCATCCAGAATTCAAGAGAGAAACGTTTGAAAACGACATCGCGGTGTTTGAGCTCAATTACGCCGTCCGCTTCAGCGACTACGTCCAGCCCATCTGCTTCCCGCCCGCCCACCTGTACCCCCACATCGCCAACGAAACCCTGTGTTTCATCAGCGGCTGGGGACGGACGgcagaaaaag GTAAAACCTCGTCTGTGTTAAAAGAAGCACAAGTGGAAATCATCCCTTCCAGCGTGTGTAACAGCTCGGACGCGTACGGGGGGCTGGTGAACAGCAACATGCTCTGTGCCGGCTCTCGCACCGGAGGCACCGACACCTGCCAG GGAGACAGCGGTGGACCCCTGGCGTGCTACCACCCCGCCACCAACAAGCACTACCTGGTCGGGATTGCGAGTTTCGGGGTCGGCTGCGGCCGACCAAAGTTTCCTGGGATCTACGTTCGTCTGTCTCAATACAGAACATGGATAAATATGGAACTTCTGATGATCAACAAAGCTGTGAATCCCGCGAGCGCTACACTTGCCATCCTCCTGACCCTGATACGTGTG ctgtCAGAAGCTGCAGTACCGGTTGGTAATCCAGAAGGCAGATGCTCCCTCTGCTGGGTGAACACACAGAAAGCGTTTGGTTGA